The Catharus ustulatus isolate bCatUst1 chromosome 25, bCatUst1.pri.v2, whole genome shotgun sequence genome contains the following window.
CAAGatcccccagggctggggccatGGCAGCTTGCTGGGAAccaagcagctccagcccttccatTGCTGGACAAGGagtttcccagtgctgctgtcccctttCCATCCCCCGCTGGATGTACCAGCCCTTCTCTCCTCAGCTGCCTTCCCAGTGGGGCATTTTCCTGCTGGAACCCATGGAAATATCTGTATCCCCCCcaagagagcagggctgggtggatggagccccccaaaccccaggggTCTGTGGAAGAGGGAGAAGCCAGCAGATGGAGGAAGCCACATCCAccttcctgctcagctctggacCAGCATCTTTGCATTCATCAgcttgggatggggatgaaCCACAGAGAGAGCCgccagcactgcagtgacacTGGTCCTGGCTGGGAAGTGCTGTTCAACAGTGAGGTGGggccttatttttttcctcccccttcctTATAAGCatctctgcaaaaataaaacacatttcccaGGAGGTTCCCTTGAGGAGCTGACGACAGTCCCCTCTGGCCACTGGCCATGCTTGTGCCCCTGCCACGAGCACTTTGTGGGGTTAAATCCatgcctgcagcaccagcccaaTGACAGCGCCCCTCAAACGAAGCTTCAGAAACCTCAAACTCTCACACTGCAGGGAAAAACGTCATCCCTGGGGATTGAGGAAACCCTTTCTCCAAGGAATACACACACTTTGGACTCAAACACCATTGATAAggctctttcttctttttttttttttatcttttcttgcAGCGAGCATTCCTTTCACACCCACGCACACCCCGGCACCCTCAGCCATTGGTCTGCCGGCGCATCCGTCACACTTTCCGCCGGCCAAAGTAGATACACATTTCAACTGCTTCCATCCCTCATCTCCTCTGGTGTTAACAGCCAGCGCAAACAAAGGGCCCGAACATCCATTGCCCTATTAAATTGTTTTCATTCGTTTCTTCTGCCGCAGTTGGTTTGCGTTAGAGGGTTTGTCAGAGGGAGTTGGGGTGGGAGGCTgaggcagtggctgctctgagATTGGGTGACACTGCATGGGACACCCGTGGCAGGGATTTTGCTTTGCCATGGGTGGCAGGCCAGGAAATCTGATGGGTTTGCAAGCAGCAATGGgcaaatggaaaatggaaacatAGGGAGAATCAACCCAGGGAGCAACTGGGATAAGAGCAGACAGAATCTGGGGAGCCCAAACCTCTGTCTCaccctgctgcttcttttctccttgcatTGGAGGAAATGGGGACAAGTATTAGCTCAGCCCTTAGCTGAGCTCGTCCCAATTTCAAACAGATGTTGGGTTTGTGGCTGGATTTGGGCAGAAAGCTCTTGCTTTCCCCACATTTGCTGGCCATACCTCACCAGGGACTGGCCCCGAACTGCCGTGGCTGGTTCTCCCTTTAGCTCACAAGATGTTCCCTGAGCTCTCTGCGTGGGTAATGGATGATGTCCCACGTGGGCTGGCttgtccccaagctgtcctgCCCCACCACCAGCATCTGCCCATGAATCATGGAGCCCAGATTCATGCAGCTGGGGAAAATCTCCCCTGCCATCTGCAAAGCCACTGGGGAAGATGATCAGCAGTGGTCCAGCAGCAGCTCGTGGTCCCCATGTCACTGTCATTTGTCCTCAGCTCCACACAGGCTCAGGCCACAGTGGTGTTGCGACACTGCCCAGAGAGGATGAGCATCCCTCTTGCACAATCACATCCATCTCATCCATCGGCTCCTCGGCCTTTGTGCTGCATCTGCCTCTCAGCTGCATTAATTTGAGGGGCTCATATCACCCCTAGAATGGGGCAACAACCCCTTTGTGTCCTGGGAAGGGAATCCCACATGGTTCTGGAGTCAGGTGAGAGAAACAGCACTAGAGAGCTGAGGATGGTGTTTCAGGGCTTCTTGGCATGTCCCCATTTTTCTCACCACTGAATTAATCAGGTTTGGGACTGTTGGTGCAGCCAAATCCTCACCCTGTAACTGGTGAAACCAGGGACATGAGCTGTCCTGTTCCCAGTGAGCTGCCTCTCTTCAGCATCTCCCCTTCCCAGTgactccctgcagctccccaccAGTCTGACAGGGGATGGCACCTTCTGTGCAGCACCTCTCGTGAACAGAGCACTAGTGAGGCggctgtggggacacctggggcatGTCAGGTCTGGAGTGGCAGAGCCAAGGGGCAGCGAGAGCTGATGGCACGGGGAGATCAGCAGGGCCCGTTTGGGTGCTGAGCGTGACTCAGCACCGCACCACACCTCATGAGTCACTCCACTGCTTCCTGGTGCACCCTGAGTTTTCTCTTCCAGGtctctcctggcagcactgacacagctggGCCACCTGCCAGCAATGCAAGCTCTGGCTCACATGCCTGCCAGCCCTCCTCTGCTGGCACTGTCACCCCTCGGCACGTGCCTGTGTGCTGCCGGTGCCAGGCTGCTTCTTAGGgacccaaatccccaaaattttctggGCAGTGAGGTGAGACCCAGTGGATGCAAACACACCATGGGCACCAGCCATCCACTCACACCAGGGCCAAGTGGAGCAAAAGAGGGGCTTTGTGCCTGGTGGACAATAAGGTGGGATGGGGATCTTTAGCTGGGAGCTTAGCAGAGCCCACCTGCATGtgggcagggatgaggaaaCACAAAGTGAGGAGACCACCTACGCCCTTCTCACTGGGAGACTGAGCATAAAGATACAAAccataacaaacaaacaaacaaaaaaaaatccccccaaaaacaaacaaaaccaccaaaaaaaaaaagacaacaaaaaagcGGGGGCAGAGGATGAGTTTCCAGGATTGGAGTCCAAAGTGATGTGTCAGGGATTGCCGTCAGCCTCATCTGCTGTATATGAACACACCTCCAGCCTGTCTCTGCCATCACCCCAGCCCAGTGATTTGCCCTGAATTTGCCTGGAGAGGATGGCTGCATCTGGGTGAGCATCCCACAGCACTCAGCGGGCACCAGGTGCCTTGAACCACCCCAGGAACACCCGTGGCTGCGAGAAGGTGGAGATGCAGGGGGCAGAAGAggacagggatgcaggagcatcCGCCGGGCACTGGTGGTCCCGGCAGCCCCGGTGGCCCCGGCagtcccggtgccggtgctaTTCGCAGGCCAGTTTCCCATCGAAGCTGGAGAGGGCGATGGCGAAGGCTTGCACGGCACACAGGGGGTAGTTGTAGTCCATGGTGAAGGCGTCATCTGCCACACGCCCAAACTGCATCACGATGTAGTCGGCTGCGGGAGAGAGGGTGAGGCAGCGGGCTGTCACCTGTGCACCCAGCCTGCCTTTACCAGCCTGCCCACGCACCCCCACCCAAACTCAGCCTGTGACTCCTGcgctgtcctgcagcacagatcACCAAAATGCATCATTTTCCCCTTGACACCTCCCTCCAGCACGCCCCTCCCTGGGTGCCACAGCCCCCCAAAGGACAGGGACCCCACTCACCCCACCCCCCAGGACTGTGGGATCGCTGCTACTGGAGGGCGGGTGACAGGAAATCTGTAAAAATAACCAGGGGCCCTCAAGAGGCTTTTTCTGTCCCGTAACCCAACACCCCGGAGGCCAAGAGCTTCTGACTGCGCCGGACAGGTGACGAGCAGCCGCATccagacagagctgctgccacccctgAGGGACTGTCCCCAAGGCACAGTGCACCCCAGGATGGcctgcctgcagtgtgggggtgtGCTGGGGCAATGCTCTGGGCTGAGTGGGTGGCTCTAGTGTGATGGGGGCTCAGCACCCCACAGGATCTGTCCTTGCCCTAAATCTTCCTGGCAACAGGAGCCCCACATGCTGCCCCTGCCAGTGCCAGGGCACgagggcagctcctgcagggtgcCTGGCCGGCttcatcccagctccagcaaagGCAGGCAAGACCCCAGAGCATGAAAAAACCAACCAGTGGGTGCTGGGGCCAGCTCAAGAGGCAGTGCTCCCCTaccccatcccctgtcccagcttACGGTCACTGCTGTGCACGATCTGGAAATTTTTGACGGAGGCGTGGGTGACCCGGCCGTGGAAATTGAGGACATAGGATTGGGTCTCGTCGTTCCACACTGGGGCTTTGTTGTGCAGCTCGATCACGTTGTCCATGTTCCTGTTCTGCCATCGCATCAGGAGGCCGTCGTTATCCTGGGGAGGGTCAAGAGGGAGTGGAGCAGAGTTGGGGTGACCCCCTCCAGAGCCCTGCCACCTCCTGTGGCTTGCCTGGGGGGATGCTCAGCTGGAAATGGGATCTATCATGGATTAAAAAACAGGCACCATGCCTCCCACCTCCCAGGGACACCTTGAACCTCAGGGACACCTGAAAGCCTCTCCATGCCCCAAGATGAGTAGAATCCAAGGTGGTGCCGAGCAAACTCAGCTCCCAAGGAGTTTCTCCCAGTCTGGCCCCTGACTTACATTCCGTGGCCGGATGGGCACCCTCTCACAGTCAGCATTCATCCCAGGGATGATGACAGTCATCTTCCGGGGGCCTTTGAACCCTAAAACATTGGTTTCCTGCAAGACAAACCCCGTCTTTAAACCAGCAACCACTGAGGGTTACAGCCTCTCACGGGGGCTGAACGAGGGCTCAGGGTGGCTCCCACCCATCCCACATCTCTGCAAGCCCCAGTGGAGAGGTGCAGGGTGggagcccttccctccctgcccagaaGGGCCAGGAAGGGGGtccctgtgtggctgctctTACGTAGACCACGGCTGAGAGCTCCTGCCGCACGTTGGACCAGTCAGCGTTGGCCCTGTCGGGGTTCGCGCCGTTGTCGAACACAGTGAACCTCGTACCCATCAGGTTGGATCTGCAGCCAAGGGTGGGACGTGGCTGTGGCTGATGTCACTGAGTCCCCTCCACCCCCTCCATCACCCCTCTCCAGGCACAGCCTTGGCTTTGGTCTGGCTGCAAACTCCTGGTGCTGCACCCCACCAACGCTGACCTTCCCACCCTTCAGTGATTTTCTTGGGTTCGAGGAATCCCTAAATCGGGGGGTGATAGGGTGCTGCcaccacagggacccccagcattgctgtggggctgctggctTTGCAGGCTGGGACTTGCCAGGTGCCTTTTCTAGCCATGACCTGTCTGCTGGGAGGAACCGGCCAAGCTTGTTTTCCCCTCTCAGCCCCCCACCACTCCTCAGGTCAGACACGGCACTGGGAAATGCTGAATTTAGGCTCCTGTCTACCCCAGCCATAGCCTGGGACAGCCTGTAAGCCTGGAATGGGAAGAGGGTGCTGCAGAAACGGGGTGCCACCAACCTGGGGTGCCACCAACCTGGGGTGCCACCTCTGCTCCTACCTCAGCTTCCCGATGAAGTTCTCTCCACCCCGTGACAGGTCGGTGGGGTCAATGGAGATGAGGTAGTTGGAGGTTTTGCTCTTCTTACGCTTCCTCCCAGCGAGGAGGAACACCTGGTAGAGCAGTGGGACCATGTGGGAATGGGACATTGCCACTGCCATCGACACTGCTGTCCCCCAACAAGTCACTGCCATGACTTTGAGCAAGTCATGAAGATGATCCCCAAGATACACATTACAGGGTAGGAGGGGCTGAGACCAGCCCAGCTTCAGCACAGCTCTCTAGTCACTGTTAGCTCATCATCCCAGGTACCACCCACAGGGGCATTTCCCGGGAGGAATTGTAGGAGAGGGGAACAGTCTCATTCAGGATGCACCAGCATCCCCTCAAACCCTGAGGGTGCTCCCTGGGATGAGCAgagcccccaccccaaatcaccTTCTTGTCATTGTCCAGGTGAAGGTAATAGGTGGGGTAAAGCCCTCGGTCCATGCCCTTCTTGTCCCGTGTCACCCGGCACTTGACGGTCACTCCCTGTGGCGCCGGCTGCAGCACAAACTCCTCCAGGTTGTCCACCTCGATGACAGGGGAGGGGGGCCTctcctccttctgctgctgggtgagAGGGGATGGTGATCCCAGAgcccccctccatccccagccaaTTGCTCCTTGCTATCCATCCCcactgggctctgcagctggtggctctggggacactggtgggTCTCACTGGGGATGCTGCAAAcctcctgagctgccctgagGGAAAGAGCTGCTCTTCCCCCTCCCTGAGGGGATCCTCATTGCCCTGAGGGGTCTTTTGTACcttctttgatttctttgctttcccctTCTTGTTGGAGTTTTTCTGCAGGGTCTCCGAGGTCTCCTCCTCACTCTCAGCCCCTTTGGGAGGAACTGTGGAAAGGAACAGGTCAATGCACAGAAGGGAGAAGATCCTGATTCCACTGAGCCCAAAAATCAAGCTCAGCACAGACCTGTGCCAGCATCAGTGATTGTAACCCCTTCTCCATGGCCAAGCTCATTGCACCCCCAGGAGCCCCACCAGAACCCACCAccctccagtgctgggctctcacctttctttttggattttttctcttttggggGGTCCCCACCAGTCTGAAAGAGGGATGCtgggtttttcttcttctctgacCTAATGGGTTTGGTGCTGGAGTCGGAATCATCCTCCTCATCACTGCTGGTGTCAGCTgtgagggacatgggggacagggtgacacaacactgctgctgctgactcaGGGTGATGCCATCAGACAGCAGGACTGGCTGCCACCCCCTCCTGCTCATCCCATAcctttcttcttgtttttcttctccttcttcacCTGGAACACGGACATTGGCTCCTTCTTGGTGCTTTTGGCAGATTTGGCTTTGCTCTCAGGGTCACTCTTGTCTTCTGCTGGGACAGAGGAGATGGTGACCAGCCAGCCAGGGGGATGGGAATGGGCAGTGATGGGGACAAGGAGGTGACAgggtcagagcagcaggaagggctgagctgggggcagatcgcatggggagggggcgatgGCTCTGGACAGGGTGCAAGGCActccctgatcccagcagggacagatgcCAGAGCCGGGCTCAAGCCATCCCAGTCCCCTGGGCACTCACCCTTCGGCTTCAGCTTCTTCTCCCCCCCGCCCGAGAGGGGCTCTTTGGGAAGCTTCTTCTTGAGCTTTTTTGGCGGGTTTTTATTCTccacctcttcttcctcttcctcatcatcctcatcctcagccGGCTCTGCCCAGAGGTGACCACGGCATCAGCCGCCACAACGTCCCTTGGCAGCGGGGGTCCAACCTCGTGGTGAGTGAGGAGGGGCCGTGTCGGGGTGGCAGTGCCGGGTGACAGTGCCGGGATGGCAGTGCCGGGTGGCAGTCCcgggggtggcagtgccaggggtggCAGTCCCGGGGGTGGCAGTCCCGGGGGTGGCAGTCCCGGAGTGGCAGTGCCGCGGTGGCAGTGCCGCGGTGGCAGTGCCGGGGGTGGCAGTGCCGGGGGTGGCAGTGCCGGGGTGGCAGTGACGGGTGACAGTGCCGGGGTGGCAGTGCCGGGGGTGGCAGTCCCGGGCTGGCAGTGCCGgggtggcagtgcaggggtGGCAGTGACGGGTGGCAGTGCGGTGTGGCAGTGCCggggtggcagtgcccagggtggcagtgctgggggtggcagtgccGGGTGGCAGCGCCgggatggcagtgccaggggggCAGTGCCGGGGTGACAGTGCGGTGTGGTAGTGCCGGGGTGGCAGTGCCGGGGATGGCAGTGCCGGGGTGGCAGTGCCGGGGGTGGCAGTGCCGGGGGTGGCAGTGCCGGGTTGGCAGTGCCCATGGTGGCAGTGCCggggtggcagtgcccagggtggcagtgctgggggtggccGTGCCGGGGGTGGCAGTGCCGGGTGGCAGTTCCGGGGGTGGCAGTGCCGGGGGTGGCAGTGCCGGGGTGGCAGTGCCGGGGGTGGCAGTGCCGGGTGGCCGCTCCGGTGTCCCCCCGGGCTGGTGGCCGCGCTGCCCTGCGGGGTGCGGGCCACCAGCGCAGCCACAGCGCTCTCTCGCGGCCCAGCCTCGCCCTGCGGAGCCGCTGTCACTCCAGAGAAGTGGCCGCGAACCCAAGCGCCACCTTCCCAGGGAGCGTGTCacccccctttccccctctccccctcgATATTAACTCCCCGACCAAGGCAGTGAGCTGCCACATCCCCGTTTCTCCCCGATCCGTAGCTGGGTTTTAACCAAAAGCTGTGCCGG
Protein-coding sequences here:
- the TULP1 gene encoding tubby-related protein 1, encoding MPLQTEILREVWAADSPSEEPGSPQHKPKQKLKKKRQEPGLEPEAKPRRPRVKKPSEAGAAEEPPAPAQGVKKVRKKKEEKGEEESDKDPSSKLTKEPRKKKESLAPRSQAAKGSKKPQEPAEDEDDEEEEEEVENKNPPKKLKKKLPKEPLSGGGEKKLKPKEDKSDPESKAKSAKSTKKEPMSVFQVKKEKKNKKKADTSSDEEDDSDSSTKPIRSEKKKNPASLFQTGGDPPKEKKSKKKVPPKGAESEEETSETLQKNSNKKGKAKKSKKQKEERPPSPVIEVDNLEEFVLQPAPQGVTVKCRVTRDKKGMDRGLYPTYYLHLDNDKKVFLLAGRKRKKSKTSNYLISIDPTDLSRGGENFIGKLRSNLMGTRFTVFDNGANPDRANADWSNVRQELSAVVYETNVLGFKGPRKMTVIIPGMNADCERVPIRPRNDNDGLLMRWQNRNMDNVIELHNKAPVWNDETQSYVLNFHGRVTHASVKNFQIVHSSDPDYIVMQFGRVADDAFTMDYNYPLCAVQAFAIALSSFDGKLACE